The region GCGATGGCTGCTGGCGTTTTTCACTGAGGGTTCGAGCTCAGCGGCGCTCGCGTTCAGCGACGGCAAGAAAAAGTGCGGGTCGTAGCCGAAGCCGTTGGCGCCACGCGGCGTATCGAGAATCTCGCCTTGCCAGCGGCCTTCGGCGATCAACGGTTCGGGATCGTCCGCATGACGCACCAGCGCCAGCACGCAGTAGTAGTAGGCGCGGCGATCGGCCTCGCCTTGCAGCGCCGAGACGAGGCGCGCGTTATTCGCCGCGTCGCTTTTCTCGCCGCCGGCAAGCTGTGCGTAACGCGCCGAATAAACGCCCGGCGCGCCGCGCAGCGCGTGCACGCACAGGCCGGAATCGTCGGCAAGTGCGGGCAGGCCGGTGAGCTTCGCCGCATGACGCGCCTTGGCCAGCGCGTTTTCGACGAAGGTTGGATGCGGCTCGTCCGCCTCGGGCACGTTCAACACGCCTTGCGGAATCAGCTCGATGCTGGCCGCGCCGAGCAGCGCCGCGAACTCGCGCAGCTTGCCCGCGTTGTTCGACGCCAGCACGACTTTCCGCAACGGTGAGCCTGAAGCAACGCCGCCGTTGGTTTGATGAACCTCACTCACCCTTGTGCTCCAACGCTGCCTTCTGCTTCGCGATCAGCGTGTTGATGCCGTCGCTCGCGAGATCGAGCAGCGAATTCATTTCGTCGCGCGAGAACGGCACGCCTTCGGCGGTGCCCTGAATTTCGACAAAACCGCCGGCGCCTGTCATCACGACGTTCATGTCGGTGTCGCATTGCGAGTCTTCGTCGTAGTCGAGATCGAGCACCGGCAGACCGTCGTACACGCCGACCGAAATCGCCGCGACGTAATCGCTGATCGGCGAACTCTCGATGCGGCCGGCCGCCAGCAGTTTCGACACGGCGTCATGCGCGGCGACGAACGCGCCGGTGATGGCGGCGGTGCGTGTGCCGCCATCGGCCTGGATTACGTCGCAGTCGATATGCAGCGTGCGCGCACCGAGCTTCTCGAGATCGAACACCGAGCGCAACGCGCGGCCGATCAAGCGCTGGATTTCCTGCGTGCGACCGGTCTGTTTGCCGCGCGCCGCTTCGCGGTCGCTGCGCGTGTGAGTGGCGCGCGGCAGCATGCCGTATTCGGCGGTCAGCCAGCCCTGACCGCGATCGCGCAGGAACGACGGCACCGTTTCAGCGATGCTGGCCGTGCAGATGACCTTGGTGTCGCCGAATTCGACCAGCACCGAGCCCTCCGCATGCTTCGTGTAGTGGCGCGTGATGCGCACGTCGCGCAGCTGATCGGCCTGGCGGCCGCTGGGGCGTTGAGTGTCGTTGGTCATGTTGGGAATGGTCTGGAACAAAAGCGGGAGGGAAAACACAATTTTACCGCCGATCGCGGGGGCGGCCATCCGCCGGGCAACTGCCCGCATGTGCCGGGGCTCCCCAAGGGGTCTTACCGTCAAAAATGGGATAATGCCGATTCTCCGCCCCGCGTCTCGTACACGCCGGGCGATTCAACTCTACGGCCATCGTCAAACGCGTGGCCACAATCGCGAGAAATACGATGATATACAGCATGACTGGCTATGCGAGCGCCACGCGCGAACTCGTTGCGGCCTCAGGCACAGGTGGCGTGAGCGTATCGGTCGAACTGCGCACGGTGAACTCGCGCTTTCTCGATCTGAACTTCCGCATGCCGGAAGACGTGCGCGTCTGCGAACCGACGCTGCGCGAAATGCTGATGAACAAGCTTTCGCGCGGCAAGGTCGATATCCGTATCAACCTGCAACGCAGCGAGCAGTCGGCCAACGCCGGCTCGGTCAATCGCGATGCGCTGACGCAACTCGCGTTGCTTGAGCGCACCGTACTGTCGATGTTCCCGGAAGCAGGGCGTCTGCGCACAGGCGAAATTCTGCGCTGGCCGGGCGTGCTGGCCGAAACCGGCGTTGCGCCGGAAGTGCTGCGCGATGCGGTGCTGGCGTGCGGCAAGCAGGCGATTACCGATCTGATCGACGTGCGTGCCCGCGAAGGTGCGCAACTCGCGACGATGCTGCTCGCCAACGTCACCGAAATGGAAGCGATCGTCACGAAGATCACGCCGCTCGTGCCGGAGTTGATCGCGAGGCATCAGCAGAAGATCGTCGAACGCTTGCAGGAAGCGCTCGGTATCGCCGCGCCTGATACGGCCGCGACAACGGTCTCGCGCGAAGAAATCAACGAACGGATTCGCCAAGAAGTCACGATGTACGGCATCCGCATCGACATCGCCGAGGAACTGTCGCGCCTTACGGCTCACCTGAACGAAACGCGTCACGTGATCGAGAAGGGCGGCAAGGTCGGCAAGCGCCTGGACTTCATGATGCAGGAGCTGAATCGCGAAGCGAACACGCTCGGCTCGAAGGCGGCCGCGAAGGAACTGGCGGATTCGTCGATGACCTTGAAGCTGCTCATCGAACAGATGCGCGAGCAGGTACAAAATCTGGAGTAAGGCTGGAGCACCGACAATATGACCGACCACACACGCGAAACCAGCGCACCGCGCAATCCTTACGCCGGTGCCTATCCCGGCAACCTGTTCATGGTGGTCGCGCCTTCGGGCGCGGGCAAGTCGACGCTCGTGAACGCGCTGCTCGCCGGCGACCAGGCGATCCGTCTGTCGATCTCGTACACGACGCGCCCGCCGCGTCCGAAGGAGCAGGATGGCGAGCACTATCACTTCACGACCGTCGACGATTTTCTGACGCGTCATGCCGCCGGCGAGTTTCTGGAAAGCGCGGAAGTGCACGGCAACTACTACGCGACCTCGCGCGTGTGGATCGAAGAGCAGATGAAAAGCGGCCACGACGTGCTGCTCGAAATCGACTGGCAGGGCGCGCAGCAGGTGAAGAAGCAGTTTCACAACGCGGTCGAAATCTTCATCTTGCCGCCGTCGCTCGACGCGCTCGAAGAGCGTTTGAAAAAGCGCGGCCAGGACGAGCCGAATGTGATTACGCGGCGTCTGCTTGCCGCCGGTAGCGAGATGGCGCACGCGGCCGAAGCGGAGTATGTCGTGATCAACGACACCTTCGATCGCGCGCTCGCTGAACTGCGGTGCCTCGTGGCCGCGACGCGTTCGCGCTTCGCCTCGCAATACGCGCGCCACACGCAGCTTTTCGTGCAGCTCGGCATTCACTTGCCGCACGCGTGAGCGCGGCGGTGTACCGAGCACATAAGGTAGAATAAGCAACATACTGAGAAGGAACCCAACATGGCCCGCATTACCGTCGAAGACTGTCTCAAACAGATCCCGAATCGTTTCGAACTCGCGCTTGCCGCAACCTATCGCGCGCGTCAGCTCGCTCAAGGCCACACGCCGAAGATCGAAAGCCGCGACAAGCCCACGGTCGTCGCATTGCGTGAAATCGCAGCTGGCCAGGTCGGCGTCGAAATGCTGAAGAAGGTGCCTGTTTAAGGCGCACTGTTCCGTTTTCGATTGCCATGTAATTGCATCAACGTGCAGACCGGCGTCTAACCCTAACCGCTACGGAGGCGAAAATGAGTGCTACCCCGCCCGCCGCCACGGAAGTGGAACACGACGCCGACTCGCCCTCGTCTGCACGGAAGTACATCGAGGCGGTCCTCGAACAGTCGTTTCGCCATCTGTTCGGTCCGACCGCCACGCCGGAGCAACCGCGCCGGCATGATGTCGTTTCGATCGCCAAGCTGACCTCCGTCCTGTCCGGCTACCTCCAGCCGGAAGAGATCAAAGAGATCAAGGCGGCGTTCCATTTCAGCGACGAAGCCCACCTCGGCCAGTATCGCCAGAGCGGCGAACCCTACATCACGCATCCTGTCGCCGTCGCGGAAATTTGCGCCGGCTGGAATCTCGACGCCCAGGCGATCATGGCGGCGCTGCTGCATGACGTGATGGAAGACCAGGGCGTGACCAAAGCCGAACTCGCCGAGCGATTCGGCGCGAAGGTCGCGGAGCTGGTCGACGGGTTGTCGAAGCTGGACAAGATGGAGTTTCGTAATCGCGAAGAGGCACAGGCGGAAAATTTCCGCAAGATGCTGCTCGCGATGGCGCGCGACGTCCGCGTCATTCTGGTGAAGCTCGCCGACCGGCTGCACAACATGCGCACGCTGGGAGCGGTGCCGCATGAAAAGCGCCGCCGCGTGGCGCGCGAAACGCTGGATATCTACGCGCCGATCGCGCACCGGCTCGGCCTGAACAATACGTATCGCGAGTTGCAGGACCTGAGCTTCGCGAACTTCAACCCGCATCGCTACGCCACGCTTGAAAAAGCGGTGAAGGCGGCGCGCGGCAACCGTCGTGAAGTGGTCGGCAAGATTCTCGAGTCGGTGCAGCGCGCGATTGCCGACGCGAAGCTCGACGCCGAAGTCACCGGCCGTGAGAAAACCATCTTCAGTATCTACAAGAAGATGCGCGACAAGCAGTTGTCGTTCTCGCAGGTGCTCGACGTGTATGGCTTCCGCGTGGTGGTCGAAAGCGCGCTGGAGTGCTACACCTGCATCGGCGCGCTGCATGCGCTCTACAAGCCGGTGCCGGGCAAGTTCAAGGATTACATCGCGATCCCGAAGGTCAACGGCTATCAGTCGCTGCACACCACGCTGGTCGGCCCGTTCGGCGCGCCGATCGAGTTCCAGGTGCGTACGCGCAAGATGCACGAGATTGCCGAAGCGGGTGTGGCCGCGCACTGGCTGTACAAGAATGGCGGCGCGGATCTGAACGATGTGCAGAAGCGCGCGCATCAGTGGCTGAAGTCGCTGCTCGACATTCAGAGCGAAGCGGGCGATTCGAGCGAATTCCTCGAACACGTGAAGATCGATCTGTTCCCGGATGCGGTCTACGTGTTTACGCCTAAGTCGAAGATCATGGCGCTGCCGCGCGGCGCCACCGCACTCGACTTCGCATATTCGATCCACAGCGACCTGGGTAACCAGTGTGTCGCGGTGAAGATCAACAACGAACTGCTGCCGCTGCGCACCGAGCTGAAGAGCGGCGATATCGTCGAAGTGATCACGGCGCCGTATTCGAAGCCGAATCCGGCGTGGCTGGGTTTCGTGCGTACCGGCAAGGCGCGTTCGGCGATCCGCCATTACCTCAAGACGATGCGACTGAACGAGTCCGTGCAGCTCGGCGAGCGCCTGGTCGATCAGGCGCTGAAGGGCTACGGGCTGGCGCTGTCGGACGTGACGCCGGAAGCGTGGGAAAAGCTGGTGCAGTGGACGGGTAACAAGAACCGTCAGGAAATCTTCGCGGATATCGGTCTCGGCCGGCGTGTCGCCGCGGTCATGGCCAAGCGTATCGAAGTGCTGATGAGCGGCCGCGACGCCGACGACGACGGCTCGCGCGACGGCACAGCATCACATGCGCCGCCGGTCGTCATCACCGGCACCGAAGGGATGTCCGTACAGTTGTCCGCTTGCTGCCGTCCTATTCCGGGCGACGACATCATGGGCTACATCGGCATCGGCCTCGGCATGGCGATCCACACCACCGACTGCCGCGTCGCGCAACGGATTCACCGGCGCGATCCGGGCCGCTGGATCGACGTCGCCTGGGCGCCGCAGCCTGGGCGTCTCTTCGACGTCGCCGTCAAGGTGCTCGTCAAGAATACCAAGGGCGTGTTTGCCCGCGTTGCAGCCGACATCACGTCGGCGGATGCGAACATCGTCCACATCGCGATGGACGAAGACCTGTCGCAGGAATCGACGGTGCTGCGCTTCGTGATTCAGGTCAGCGATCGCGTCCATCTCGCGAACGTGATGCGCCGTGTGCGGACCAATCCGGACGTGATGCGCATCGCCCGCGAACGGCCGAGCGAGGAAGGGCATCACCGTCACGACGGCGGCATGCGGATCGATCGCGAGCGGGCGGACTACTAATCTGACGGCTGCGCCAGGCTGCCTCGAGGTGCTTCAGGTTGTTTCAGGCGGCCCGGTTCGAATCTGAACGCCCGGGGCACTCGCGAGTCTCACCTGAACTTCAGGGAGAACGCATATGCACGTAGCCGACCTCACCGGCGTGGCGCTCGACTATTGGGTCGCCCGCAGCCTGCACGACTTCGTGCGCGAAATCCACTTTACCGACAGCGGCGAAACCGTCTCGATCCGCGGCAACGACCGCGGCCGGCCATGGGACGGCCGCTTTACGCCCTCGACGTCATGGGAAGCGGCAGCAGCGGTGCTGGAGCGCGCGCAGCGGCTGGAGGTGCGCGAGCGGCCCGATCACGGCCCGGCGCATTGCGTCGCTGAATTCGAAGGCGGAGATCGGACGGTGGAGGGGCGAGGGGAATCGCTGCGGGTCGCGCTGCTGCGGGCGTTTGTCGAAAGCCGGTTCGGCGACCGCGTCGACGACGTGATGCATCAGGCGCAGGCGCTGTTTGGCACGAGGGCGGAGCCGATCGATGAGCAAAGTGCCGGGGCGTCATTCGAGGACATACCGAGGCCCGATGCGCAGATAGGCGATATCAAATCGGCGCCGCGATAGGCATGGCTGCGGCGTTGACGTGGCATTCGGGCGGATGCGGTCTGACAAAAACCGGCCTGAAAAAACAAAGGGCCTTCCGATCGGAAGGCCCTTCATAGGTGGTGCGGCTGGCAGGATTCGAACCCACGACCCCTTGGTTCGTAGCCAAGTACTCTATCCAACTGAGCTACAGCCGCACGCTAAAAACGGTAAATCGCGCTTTACTACGATGAAACTGGGGTGAAACGAAAGGGCCTCCCCAGAGGGAGGCCCTCAAATAAGTGGTGCGGCTGGCAGGATTCGAACCCACGACCCCTTGGTTCGTAGCCAAGTACTCTATCCAACTGAGCTACAGCCGCACGCAGAAACGAGATTATAGCAAAGCTTTTAAAAAAGGGAAGCGTGTAACTGCGATTTGTCTCATTGCCCTGATCGTGTACCCTTGATATGCAGTCGTTTGCTGCAGTTAACGGACCATCATGAACAAGGCCTTTGTCAAAGAGTCGAGTGAAGAGAATGACGACGACCTCGACGTCACGCAACCCGAGATTCCCGCGGGTGCAAAAAACTACGTCACGCCCGCCGGTTACCGGCGCATGCGCGATGAACTACTGCATCTGATCGACAATGAGCGGCCGGAGGTGGTCAAACTGGTGTCGTGGGCGGCGTCGAACGGCGACCGCTCCGAAAACGGCGACTATATCTACGGCAAGCGCCGTCTGCGCGAAATAGACCGGCGGATTCGCTTTCTGACCAAGCGCCTCGACCTTGCGGAAGTGGTCGATAGCAGCAAACAGGAAAACGTCGATCAGGTTTTCTTCGGCGCAACCGTCGAATACGCAACGGAAGACGGCGAGGTGCATGCCGTTACGATCGTCGGCGTCGACGAGGTCGATCTGGATATCGGTCACGTGAGCTGGATCTCGCCGATCGCGCGTGCGTTGCTCAAGGCGAAGATCGGCGATACGGTCACGCTGCACACGCCGGCTGGCCCGCAGCCCATCGACGTCCTGGATGTCAAGTATCCGCAACCTGATACCGGCGGCTAGGCCGGCCACCAGGGCGTCAAGTGGGCGTCAAATTGGCGGGCGAGGGCGTGCGGTTCAGTTCGTTTCGATGCAATTACCGGCGCCCGGCTCGGCGCAGTTGCGTATGCCGCTTCCGAGCAGTGCGCGAACCTTATCCAGTGTGCCGCTGCGTTTCCATTGCAGATATCTGGCGTAGCAGGTCTGCTGCGGCGGAAAATGCGCGGGCAGATACATCCAGCGCTCGCCCGTGCGTTCGATCCACAGGATCGCCTCGAGCACGGCGCGCGAATCGGCAGTCGGTCGGCCAATGATTTTTTTGGCGCCTGCCGTTGGAAACAGATGACTGACGCGTTCCCATTCGGCGTCTGACAGCCGGTCCATTGTCTTTCTCCTCTTCAAAAGCCAGTGTTCTTCAGCATAAAAAAAGGCGCCGCGAACGGCGCCTTTCCATGCTGCGGGTATTGCCAGCCGCTTTAGAAGCGGTGACGCAGACCTGCGGTAACAGCGACCTGGCTGTTCGTCGACGACGCAGCGCCCAAGCCGTTGATGTTCGCAACCAGGCCCGAACCTTCGTTCACGCGCTGGTACACACCTTGCAGGTACACGTCCGTACGCTTCGACAGCGCGTAGTCCGTTTGCAGGTTGAACTGGTTGTAGTTCGGACGCACGCCATTGAGGCTTGCGCGCGTGTAGGTGTACGAACCTGCGAGGCTCAGTGCCGGCGTGAGGGCGTAGCGGCCGTTCACTTCGAAGTTCTGGAAGTGGGCGCTGTTGCTCGGCAGCGCGACGCCATTGGAGAAGCCTGATGCAGCTGCGCTGAGGCCTGTCAGGCCCGTCAGGTTGGTTTGGGTGTAGAGGAGGCCAGCCGTTGCGGGGCCGAACGTGTAGTTCGCGCCTACCCCCCAGGTTTGCTGACGCTTTGCTCCGAACGTGAAGTCGTCCGACACTGCGCCGCCGGAATTCGCCGTGCCGCTGCCGTTCAACTGCATGAACGCAGCTGCGACGTTCAGGCCGCCCCAGTTATACGTTCCACCAACGCTGTATGCGCGGTTGTTCGCAAATCCGCCGGCCTGGTTCGAGAAGCCGTACATGGCGCCGCCCTTGAAGCCGCCGTAGTTCGCGCTGGTGTACTTGATCGAGTTGTTGACGCGGAACGAGTTGTTCAGGTTGTCGTTATCGAACGGATGGGCGAACTGCGTGCCGCCGTATTGCGTGCCCGTCAAGGAGAGCGGGCCGACGAAGTCCACCATGCTGTCGTATTGACGGCCGAGGGTCACGGCGCCGAACTGGTCGCTCGACAGGCCGACGAACGCTTGACGGCCGAATTCACGGCCACCTTGCTTCAGCGTGCCGTTGTTGATGCCGAAGCCGTTTTCCAATGTGAAGATGGCCTTCAGACCGCCGCCCAGATCTTCTGCGCCGCGCAGGCCCCAACGGCTGCCGTTCACCGAGCCGCTCGTTTCTTGCCAGTTGCTGTGGCCGTGCTGGTTATTCGTATAGGTGATGCCGGCATCGATCAAGCCGTACAGCGTGACGCTGCTTTGCGCGTGCGCCGCCGTTGCAAAAACGCCCGTGAGGGCCGCGACCATGAGTGTCTTTTTCATCTTTGTAACTCCGAGAGAGCAAGAGTGGGTTTTACAACCCAGGCTTTAAGGAGACCTTTCACGCGGGCGCTGCGAGAGGCGAAATCCGCGTGAGAAGCGCGCTGTGATCCAAGCGCACCGGTTTCCGGTTAGGCAGAGTGTAGAGAGGCGCTTGGAAAGTGGGCGTTCCGAATTGCGCAATAAAGTATTACGCGATCAGAAACGATGGGCGGGTGACGTTCAAGCCTTGCTGCTAAAGGCTTGCGGCGTTTTTGAGGGGATATGAAAGACGTGTCAACCGAATGGCGTTGCTCATTTGCGACAGTAATCGACGTAAAAAACAACGCGATAAATCTTAAAAACAGATTGTTGTCGCTATCGCAATAGATGATTGTTGATTGTGCGAATAATCGATAGTGACGGAGCGGCTATACTGAAACCTCTGCTTTCCGAAGCAGACTTTTTCGTTGACGAAAAAGATCTCCAAACCTTTGTCGGCGCGACCTTCCAGTCGCGCTTTTTTTTTGCCTGTCGTTCCGGGACCCTAGCGGGCCGGCGCCGCCGCGTTCGCTGTTGCCCACTCAGGCTCAATCGAGACGCTCCAATCTTCCATTACATAGTGACGCGCGTCCATTGGGGAAGACAGCAGGTTCTGCCAGTGATCGCCGTGCCACATGGGATCGGGATCGAACTCGAAGGTGGCGGCCGATTCGGCGACCGGCTGGTGATCGGTAACAGTCTGTGTGTGCGATTGGGTGAGCCAGGCGATGAAACGGCGGAATTCGTTGAACAGCATGGCAATCTCCTGATACGCGCTACTACTCACTACCGCTTTTCATCTTGCTGTGAACTATCTGACTTAACAACTCGGACAAACACTTACGAAAAACATGTTTTGTTACATATTTTAGACTTCAATGCTGAAATTTTTCCCGATATTGGTCGTGCCGCGAATTCAATGAGTAATAATGACGCGTAACCCATTCAGTAGTTACTGAAAATATCCTTCGTATTTTTCCGATTCATTTGGCATTGATTTATCGCGCGACGTGCTAAGCGCATATGAAAAATTCGCTTGACGGCCACTCTTCGTTCCCCGTATAACGGCAATTCTGAATTTCAATTGCCAGGTCTGATGGCCAGGAAGCCGTCAGCGATATCCAGTAATGGATTGAATGGCAAAAGGTTCGGTTTGAGGGCTATGCCCGCTTTTATAAAATATCGAGGGAAACTGGAACATGGAAACTGGTATCGTCAAATGGTTCAACGATGCTAAGGGTTTTGGCTTCATCACGTCGGATTCGGGCGGCGAAGATCTGTTCGCACACTTTTCGGAAATTCGCAGCGAAGGTTTCAAGTCGCTGAAGGAAAATCAGCGCGTGTCCTTCGACGTGAAGACGGGCCCGAAAGGCAAGCAAGCGGCTAACATTCAGCCGCTGTAAGTCGCGCCGCGCTGACCGGCGTCTGCCGCCGCGCAGCCAGTTCGTCGAAGAGCCCTCGCATTGGCGAGGGCTTTTTAATTGATGACACGCTATTTTTTGTAGCGCGACTTACGCCATTAACTATCCGGTTCGAACGGGCCGCGCAAAAGATAGGGAAAGCATGAAAACACGCCGAGTGTTTTAAATAACCGCCATAAAGCCATAATAATTCGACGGTTGGTTTGCGGATCGAGGCCCAGCAGCAAAGCCGTCTTTGCACGGCATGGCCGCTATGAGAATGCGATGCTGTCCGGGTGCGGAGCGGCCAACTGGTGCATACTTGCCGCAAAGCCACGCATCCAAAGTATCCCTTTCCATGTCTGAACAGTTTTTGCCGGAACCGGCTCTCGATGTGCCGATCGTCTTCGTCGACCTTGAAACCACGGGCGGCACGACCAGCGAGCATCGCATCACCGAAGTCGGCGTAGTCGAAGTAGGGTCGGCCGGCGTGTCGCGCTGGAGCAGTCTGGTCGATCCTCAGCAACCGATTCCGTCCTTCATTCAGCAGCTCACCGGCATCACCAATGCGATGGTGCACGGCGCGCCGACGTTCGACGCTATCGCGCCGGCCCTTTTTGAGCGCCTGAGCGGCAAATTGTTCGTGGCGCACAACGCAAGTTTCGATCGCGGTTTTCTGCGCAGCGAGTTTCGCCGGGTTGGGCTTGCATTCGATCCGGACGTGCTGTGTACCGTGCGTTTGTCGCGCGCGTTGTTTCCTGCGGAAAAGCGCCATGGGCTCGACGCGCTGGTCGAACGTCACGCGCTGGTGCCGTCCGATCGCCACCGCGCGCTCGCTGATGCCGATCTGATCTGGCAGTTCTGGCAGCGTCTGCATGGCCTCGTGCCACTCGACGTATTGCGGGCGCAGATCGAGCGCACCACGCGGCGCTACCGGCTCGCCGGCGACATCACTGAAGATTTGCTCGATACCGCGCCGGCCGGATGCGGTGTTTATGCATTCTATGGAGAAGAGGACCTGCCACTGTATGTCGGGCGC is a window of Paraburkholderia sp. IMGN_8 DNA encoding:
- the rph gene encoding ribonuclease PH, whose product is MTNDTQRPSGRQADQLRDVRITRHYTKHAEGSVLVEFGDTKVICTASIAETVPSFLRDRGQGWLTAEYGMLPRATHTRSDREAARGKQTGRTQEIQRLIGRALRSVFDLEKLGARTLHIDCDVIQADGGTRTAAITGAFVAAHDAVSKLLAAGRIESSPISDYVAAISVGVYDGLPVLDLDYDEDSQCDTDMNVVMTGAGGFVEIQGTAEGVPFSRDEMNSLLDLASDGINTLIAKQKAALEHKGE
- a CDS encoding cold-shock protein, which codes for METGIVKWFNDAKGFGFITSDSGGEDLFAHFSEIRSEGFKSLKENQRVSFDVKTGPKGKQAANIQPL
- a CDS encoding bifunctional (p)ppGpp synthetase/guanosine-3',5'-bis(diphosphate) 3'-pyrophosphohydrolase — translated: MSATPPAATEVEHDADSPSSARKYIEAVLEQSFRHLFGPTATPEQPRRHDVVSIAKLTSVLSGYLQPEEIKEIKAAFHFSDEAHLGQYRQSGEPYITHPVAVAEICAGWNLDAQAIMAALLHDVMEDQGVTKAELAERFGAKVAELVDGLSKLDKMEFRNREEAQAENFRKMLLAMARDVRVILVKLADRLHNMRTLGAVPHEKRRRVARETLDIYAPIAHRLGLNNTYRELQDLSFANFNPHRYATLEKAVKAARGNRREVVGKILESVQRAIADAKLDAEVTGREKTIFSIYKKMRDKQLSFSQVLDVYGFRVVVESALECYTCIGALHALYKPVPGKFKDYIAIPKVNGYQSLHTTLVGPFGAPIEFQVRTRKMHEIAEAGVAAHWLYKNGGADLNDVQKRAHQWLKSLLDIQSEAGDSSEFLEHVKIDLFPDAVYVFTPKSKIMALPRGATALDFAYSIHSDLGNQCVAVKINNELLPLRTELKSGDIVEVITAPYSKPNPAWLGFVRTGKARSAIRHYLKTMRLNESVQLGERLVDQALKGYGLALSDVTPEAWEKLVQWTGNKNRQEIFADIGLGRRVAAVMAKRIEVLMSGRDADDDGSRDGTASHAPPVVITGTEGMSVQLSACCRPIPGDDIMGYIGIGLGMAIHTTDCRVAQRIHRRDPGRWIDVAWAPQPGRLFDVAVKVLVKNTKGVFARVAADITSADANIVHIAMDEDLSQESTVLRFVIQVSDRVHLANVMRRVRTNPDVMRIARERPSEEGHHRHDGGMRIDRERADY
- a CDS encoding transposase; the encoded protein is MDRLSDAEWERVSHLFPTAGAKKIIGRPTADSRAVLEAILWIERTGERWMYLPAHFPPQQTCYARYLQWKRSGTLDKVRALLGSGIRNCAEPGAGNCIETN
- the gmk gene encoding guanylate kinase produces the protein MTDHTRETSAPRNPYAGAYPGNLFMVVAPSGAGKSTLVNALLAGDQAIRLSISYTTRPPRPKEQDGEHYHFTTVDDFLTRHAAGEFLESAEVHGNYYATSRVWIEEQMKSGHDVLLEIDWQGAQQVKKQFHNAVEIFILPPSLDALEERLKKRGQDEPNVITRRLLAAGSEMAHAAEAEYVVINDTFDRALAELRCLVAATRSRFASQYARHTQLFVQLGIHLPHA
- a CDS encoding YicC/YloC family endoribonuclease, producing the protein MIYSMTGYASATRELVAASGTGGVSVSVELRTVNSRFLDLNFRMPEDVRVCEPTLREMLMNKLSRGKVDIRINLQRSEQSANAGSVNRDALTQLALLERTVLSMFPEAGRLRTGEILRWPGVLAETGVAPEVLRDAVLACGKQAITDLIDVRAREGAQLATMLLANVTEMEAIVTKITPLVPELIARHQQKIVERLQEALGIAAPDTAATTVSREEINERIRQEVTMYGIRIDIAEELSRLTAHLNETRHVIEKGGKVGKRLDFMMQELNREANTLGSKAAAKELADSSMTLKLLIEQMREQVQNLE
- a CDS encoding phage protein NinX family protein yields the protein MHVADLTGVALDYWVARSLHDFVREIHFTDSGETVSIRGNDRGRPWDGRFTPSTSWEAAAAVLERAQRLEVRERPDHGPAHCVAEFEGGDRTVEGRGESLRVALLRAFVESRFGDRVDDVMHQAQALFGTRAEPIDEQSAGASFEDIPRPDAQIGDIKSAPR
- the rdgB gene encoding RdgB/HAM1 family non-canonical purine NTP pyrophosphatase; its protein translation is MSEVHQTNGGVASGSPLRKVVLASNNAGKLREFAALLGAASIELIPQGVLNVPEADEPHPTFVENALAKARHAAKLTGLPALADDSGLCVHALRGAPGVYSARYAQLAGGEKSDAANNARLVSALQGEADRRAYYYCVLALVRHADDPEPLIAEGRWQGEILDTPRGANGFGYDPHFFLPSLNASAAELEPSVKNASSHRAIALRHLLARLTEEA
- a CDS encoding porin, yielding MKKTLMVAALTGVFATAAHAQSSVTLYGLIDAGITYTNNQHGHSNWQETSGSVNGSRWGLRGAEDLGGGLKAIFTLENGFGINNGTLKQGGREFGRQAFVGLSSDQFGAVTLGRQYDSMVDFVGPLSLTGTQYGGTQFAHPFDNDNLNNSFRVNNSIKYTSANYGGFKGGAMYGFSNQAGGFANNRAYSVGGTYNWGGLNVAAAFMQLNGSGTANSGGAVSDDFTFGAKRQQTWGVGANYTFGPATAGLLYTQTNLTGLTGLSAAASGFSNGVALPSNSAHFQNFEVNGRYALTPALSLAGSYTYTRASLNGVRPNYNQFNLQTDYALSKRTDVYLQGVYQRVNEGSGLVANINGLGAASSTNSQVAVTAGLRHRF
- a CDS encoding exonuclease domain-containing protein gives rise to the protein MSEQFLPEPALDVPIVFVDLETTGGTTSEHRITEVGVVEVGSAGVSRWSSLVDPQQPIPSFIQQLTGITNAMVHGAPTFDAIAPALFERLSGKLFVAHNASFDRGFLRSEFRRVGLAFDPDVLCTVRLSRALFPAEKRHGLDALVERHALVPSDRHRALADADLIWQFWQRLHGLVPLDVLRAQIERTTRRYRLAGDITEDLLDTAPAGCGVYAFYGEEDLPLYVGRSVRVRQRLRSHLTGERRSSKDVRLAQQVRRVEWRATGGELGALLTEAQWIAALRPGHNRVPRIAKSDPADAPWPFDGPIVFEEREEASHARTFHVVDRWRYIGHAPSLAQAATLHASSGAGPFELSTYRILQTHLARGLRVMPLSIPAGAAAPLGAPSLA
- the rpoZ gene encoding DNA-directed RNA polymerase subunit omega; the protein is MARITVEDCLKQIPNRFELALAATYRARQLAQGHTPKIESRDKPTVVALREIAAGQVGVEMLKKVPV
- the greB gene encoding transcription elongation factor GreB — protein: MNKAFVKESSEENDDDLDVTQPEIPAGAKNYVTPAGYRRMRDELLHLIDNERPEVVKLVSWAASNGDRSENGDYIYGKRRLREIDRRIRFLTKRLDLAEVVDSSKQENVDQVFFGATVEYATEDGEVHAVTIVGVDEVDLDIGHVSWISPIARALLKAKIGDTVTLHTPAGPQPIDVLDVKYPQPDTGG